AGCGATGGTCAGAAGCGTCAAGGTAGAAGAAGGCGATTCCGTTTACTACAGGAGAGTGATATCTCTCGCTCCCATGAAAGTTTCCATAAGTGGAACAAAGTATGTTTCGGGAATATATCACACATATTTCGGCGTGTCCTATCCGATCAGCCAGAGTATAGGTACCGTGGGTCTTCAGGCAATATATTTGGGTACAGACGCAATGGACGAGACAGCACCTCCGGGATTCGGTTATCCCGTAGACGAACTCGGCAGGACCGGTAGAACGTTTAAAGCCGGAGAAATGGCTCTGGGTCTTTCTTACGCGAGAATGCTAACCGACAAATTTTCTGTTGGATTGTCGATTAAATACATTCAGAGCCAAATTCACGATTTCTCGGCTTCTAACGTAGTTATGGACATCGGTATGATGTACGACACGCACTTCAAGAGTATAATGATAGGTATAGCAATGTTGAATTTCGGCGGTTCCGCCAAATACATAACTCAGGATTTCAATATGCCTATGGACTTCAGATTCGGGCTTTCATTCGTCCCCTTCAAATCAGGAGCGAACAAGATTCTCATTGACACCGAAGTCAGCCATCCGAATCATTCTGAGGACAGATTCTTCGTCGGAGCCGAGTATTCTTTCAACGACATGATGTTTTTGAGACTCGGTTTAAAACCCGGTTTCTACACCAAAGAAGAATACGATGCGGAAGGACAGCCCGAAGTCAAAAGAACCTATCTCGGGGAAGAACAGATAAGCACAGGAGCCGGATTCAGGATCCCGATGGGACCCAAAACATCGGTTTCAATTGACTACGCCTTCACCAAGTTCGAGTTCCTCGGCAATGTCCACAGGTTCTCGCTGGGCGCTCAATTTTAAAATAGAGGGGAGGAATTTCCTCCCCTGCTTTTTAACAAGGAGGTTTTGACAAGTGCTTGTTCTTTTCGCAAAAGGTGGATGGGCTATGTGGCTTTTGCTTTTGGCGAGCGTCGTCGGTGGTGCCGCGATTTTCGAGAGACTGATGGTTCTTTGGAAGATTTCAAAAAGTAGAAAAAGATTTTTGACTGAATTTGTCGGTTCTTACAGCGTTGAGGACAGAGGAAAAAGAGCCGCAGATGTCTGTAAAAAATACGACAGCGCCATATCCCGCGTAGCAGATTCTTTGATAGCGCAAAATCAAAAATATTTTAATTTGAATGAAGAGGAAAAGAGATACGCTTTCGAAGACGCAGTCGGAATTGCAGCCGTCAGAGAACTTGAAGTCCTTGACAAAGGTCTTGACATTCTCGCTGCAGTGTCGACGATAGCTCCACTGGTCGGTTTTCTCGGAACTGTCGTAGGTATGATGATGGCGTTTGACTCAATTGCCAAAGCAGCGACGGTCGACCCGGTCCTCGTCGCAAGCGGAATACAGGTCGCCCTCATAACAACAGCCGCCGGTTTATTAATCGCTTTTCCTGTGAGCGCTTTTCATGTATACTTTACTTCCAGGATCAATTCGATTACGAAAGACATCGAATACGATTCTGTTAAATTGATTGATTTTCTTCTTGGGAGAAGTAAGAAAGAAAATTGGTAGTTTGGTTTTGACAAATGTAACAAGAGGAGGTTAGAAATGAAGAAAAGTGTAATGTTTGTAGCATTGATGCTGATGGCGTTCGGTCTTTTTGCTGACGTTGCCATCACAGGAGATTGCTGGCAACCTTATAAGGCTTCAGTGATAAACAACGTGGATGTTACAACTCCTGTTCAAGTCAATGCTCAGGGATATTGGAGGGGTATTGCGCAGCCGGGAAGAAACCTGACATGTAAAAACGATACCATATCGGTCGTTTATTCAGTATTGACGACTACTCCAACATATAACCAGAAGATGTATCAGTCATATTCGACGGACAACGGCGCGACATGGTCATTAAATGCAATTGGTCATAATGACTGCCTGAGGACTTATCCTCACGCCGACCAGATTTTTGATGTCACAAATATGTCCGATCCCTTTGGTGCATCACCTTATGTTATCTGGGCGGAAAGGCTTTCATCAGCTGCCAATGACACACTGTTTTTTGCATACGACGATTACCCAACTTTCGGACTTTTCAATCCGGTTCCGGTAAATGTGGGCATAACTCCTTATTTCCCAGTTGTTTGCGTTTTCGGAACAGGTGATAGCTTGATTGCCATGGCTACAGATAATGCAACAGACGATCTGATTGAATGGGTGTCTTATGACGGCGGAGTTACTTGGACACAGGTGACATTCAGACCTATCGGAACCGACCAAGGATCGGTCTCGACTATGATTGATAACGGGAAAGGCGGATATGCTGTGGCTTTTTACAGCATACAGGAAGCGACCGGAGAGAATTTCCCTCCCCGCTACAAAGAAACAAACGACTACGGTCAGACCTGGTCAGCTGAGCAGCTGCTTTTCGACGTCGAAGTCGGAGGATATACTTTTTCAATGTCATGGCAGGGATACAGTGTAGTTATGGACCCCATCAACAATTATCCTTACTTCCTCGTTAAACTTGACACAGGCATTACAACGAATGAATCGTACACGTACGGAGAAATTTGGTTCCAGAAACCGAACGGCGGAACACCAGGAGCATACACTTTTGGCGATGCGGTTCCTGTTATAGTAGACGACCCGAGCGTTTTCAACCACATAGCTTCCGCACCGACGATAGCTTTTTACAGATCAGCGGTTGATTCAAGTGTTATTCTTCTCGGCACAGTCAGCGCTTTTGTCGATGAAGTCATCGGTACGGACACTTTCACTCAGCTTCAGCTTATCGTCGTTACATCGCAAGACGAAGGAAACACCTGGGACGAATACCAGATAACTTCCTATGACGCCGGCGGTTTAGACAAATCTTATCCGAGCGGAGCATCATACATTGACTCAGACGGCGATTATAACATATTCTTCACTGACTCGACACAGGGCGATAATGTCGTGTCTCCTGTTTATCACATTTCGTGCAACGTAGTCACTGATCTCGGTCTTCCCGCAGTGGGACCCTACGTCGTCGGTGTCGAAGAAACTCCGATAAACGAAATCCCGAACATGTACAATGTTACGACAACAACACAAAGGGGCCAGTGCAGTTTTACAATAGGTTTACCCGAAGGCGGAATGACTTCACTAAGAATATTCGATGTCTCCGGAAGAATTGTCACCGACGTTGTAAACAGGTATCTGTCAGCCGGGCAGTACAAATTCGACTGGAACACCGGAACTGTTCCTTCTGGAAACTATGTTTTCAGGCTAACTTCCAACGGATTTATTACTACCGGTAAAGTCTTAATTACTCAATAACAGAACTGATGATTAATAAGGGGAGGGGAAAACCTTCCCCTTTTTTTATTTGCGTTGCAAAATAAATGGTTGAATTATATAAGGAGTTTGCGAAAACCATTTAAAATAGGAGGGCTGTGATGAAAAAATCATTAATGATTGTTTCATTTCTGTTGTTGGCATGGTCCATTTACAGTGATGTCCTCGTAGACGCGACCGATCTGGCAATGCCTGTTTCGTCAGCAAAACCACCGAACCTCGGAAAACTGGCAACTCCAGTCCTCATAACCTCCGACATGAACTGGAGGGGTGTCGTTCAACCCGGCAGAAATGTCATCGCTAAGGGAGACACGATATCTGTCGTTTATTCTGTAACGACAACGGATCCAACGTTTACACAGCAAATGTATCAATCTTATTCGGTTGATGGAGGGCTAATCTGGACTGCTAATCAGATAGGCCACAACTGGTGTGTCAGAACTTATCCCCATTCCGACCAAATCAACAATATCACAAGTTCTGACCCACTGGGTGTGTCCCCTTACATAATCTGGCAGGAAAAATTGGCGTCTACCGTCAATGACACTTTATTCTTTGCTTATGATGATTACCCTGTTTTCGCGCTATTTAATCCTGTTCCCGTTAATGTGGGATTGAGTTCATATTTTTCATATATTTGCGTGTGGGGAGACGGTGACACTCTTTTTGCAACCGCCCTCGATTGGATTACTAAAGATATTAGGGGTTGGACTTCAGAAGATTACGGTCAAAACTGGACACAAGTACCATTCCGCACGATTGGTTCTGATGCCGGTGCAGTTCAAGCCTTGGTGGACAACGGAAGTGACGGGTATGGATTTGCCTATTACGGTTTACAGTATGTATCTGGAAGGCCAATATATCCCAAGTTTAAGGAAACTACCGACTACGGACAGACCTGGACCTCTGAACAGGAATTTTTGAACATTGCGGTGACTGACAGTTTGGGTAACGACGATACACTTTCAGTCACATGGCAGGGATTTTCTCTAATTGTAGATCCAAACACGAACATTCCATATATAGCAGGCAAATTTGATCCTCATAAAGATCCGGACTACAGCTACAACTACGGTGAAATCTGGTTTACAAAACCCAGCACGGGTATTCCGGGAGCCTATACATTCGACGCTAACAACCCAATTCCAGTTTTTACTGGAGATCCTAATGTTTTTGAACACTTGGCCGGATACGCTACAATTTCATATTACTATTCATATCCAGATTCTGGAATAGTTCTTATGATATTTTTCGACGCTTTGGCGCAGGATTCATTGAGCTGGCAGCTTTATTGCGCTTCTTCTATTGACGAGGGCAACACTTGGGATGTCCAGCAGGTGACGCCGAACGACACGGCTATGGAGAATGACATGGTAGATGCCTCATATTACGTGAGTCAGAATGGAGACGTTAGTATTGTTTTCTGTAATTCGTCAGGAACGCACAACGAAACAGATCATCTCGAATATTATTACTTACCGGTCAACGTGGTGATGGACCTCGGTCTTCCCCCGGTAAGCGTTGAAGAGAACACCGTGGTTGTGATTCCCAGTGTGTACAGAGTCAACGCTTCTACGACGCGTGGACAGTGTAGTTTTGCCGTTGGACTGCCCGAAGGCGGTATGACTTCACTAAAAGTTTACGACGCCACTGGAAGAATGGTCACGGAACTTGTCAACCGTTATCTTTCAGCGGGCCAGTACAATTTCAGCTGGAACACGAGCGGAATCCCTTCGGGTAATTACATTTACAGACTGAAATCGAACGGTTTTGTGACAACGGGTAAAGTTATCGTAGCGGAATAATATTATTTTAATCTATAAAAGAGAGAGGAAACCTCCCTTTTTTGTCTTTTGTTTACTTTATTAATGTTATATAATTACCGGTGAAGACCTAAAAGGAGTCCCAATGACAGTAAGGAACGTATTGTTTTTCCTCTTTGTTTTACCTTCATTATTAATCTCGTCGGATTTTGCAAGCGGACAAATGATAGTCAAATTCAGGAATGAAATCAGGGGAAGCCTTGCTTTTGAAAAGGAAGGCGATTTGATTGTGTCTGGATTTAAGGATTTAGATGAAGCACTCTCCGATTTCGATGTGACTGATTACGAGCAGATAATCGAAAACTACGACAGCAAAAGAAAATTCGATTACGGGCTTGATATGATTTATCTGTTTTATTTTCCTGCTGAAATAGATGTCTGCGAGTTTGTCAGGACAATTTCAAAAATTCCAATTGTTGAATACAGCGAACCTAATTACATAAGAAACGTTTTTTCTTCAATGGTTTTCAATCCTTTTCTTGTGCCCAACGACCCTGATTATTCACAGCAATGGTTCCTACCGAACATCGGCGCCGACAGCGCGTGGAATATTGAAACCGGAAACCATTCAAAGAGAGTCTGCATAATAGATGTCGGCATGGAGTATTCTCATCCGGACATCTCGGGAAACTGGATAACAGGCTACGATTTCTACGACGACGATCCGGACCCGGACCCGGGTTTTTGGGGATTTTTGGAAACACACGGAACGCATTGCTGTGGCTGCGCAGCGGCTGTGACAAACAATTCGGTCGGCGTCGCTTCAGTCGGTTACGCGATAGGACTCATTGGAGTAAGGGCGGGTTTTCTTTTTTCCATAAGCGATGCCGCCGCAACTCAAGGCGTCTATTACGCCTGCACAACGGGAGCTTCAGTAATATCGATGAGTTTCGGCGGTCCTGATCCGATAACGACTCTGCAGACGGCAATCAACGAAGCGTACAACAATTACGACATAATAGTGTGTGCAGCCGCAGGCAACAACGGTGACACGGTGCCGCAATACCCTGCGAACGGCGAAAATGTCGTCTCTGTTGCCGCGACAAACTCGGCTAATCAGAGGGCGAGTTTTTCAACATACGGCGGCTGGGTCGATGTTTCAGCTCCCGGAGAAGACATATATTCGACCTTGCCTTCTTTGGGTGGAAATTACGGTTTGATGAGCGGGACTTCAATGGCGTGTCCTGTGACTGCCGGATTGCTGACGCTTATGAGGTGCCGTTTTCCGTCTGAGACAAATTCCCAGATAATAACAAGGCTCTACGCGTCCGCAGATTCGATGCCTGCGGAACCGCTTATTCTTCAGGGACTGATGGGAGCCGGAAAGATAAACGCTTTCAGGGCTCTTCAAGACGCTTTAAGCGTGGAAGAAACACCTTGCATAAAAGATTTTGACATAAAAATTTACCACTTGAACGATGGAAGAACGTCGCTTATAATTGCTTCTTCCAGGGGCTTGGAATGTAAAATAGATCTTTTCGATGCCTCCGGAAGACTGACGACCAGGCTTTTTGAGGGACAACTCCTTGGAGAAAAACGATTGGATCTTAGTGGTTTATCTTCGGGAAGTTATATTTACAGAATTAGTTCAGTGGAAGGCTTTTTTACGGGAAAAATTGAAATTATAAAATAGGAGGAATGAATGAAAAGAAATGTCGTCGCATTTTTACTTTTATCGGTTGTAGCGCTGCCTCTTTTGGCGGTTCAAACACACAAACCGGGCGAAGTGGTAGTAAAATTCATAAACGATTACAGGGGAAGTATTTCCTTTGACAATGAAAACGGAACACTTGTCTCAGGTATAGAGTCTCTGGACAAAATTCTAGCAGACAATGAATTTAATGATTACGAAATTCTTGTTGCCGATTACGATTTCAACAGGAACAAGGATTACGGACTCGACATGATGTATGTGTTCAGATCGAGTTCGGACAAAAACGCTGTTGCCAGTATAAACGACTTTAATGAGCTTCCTTTTGTTGAATTTGTTGAACTGAACATCGCTGCAGATTTTTACAAAACGCCGAATTTCACAGGATGGGAGCCTTTCTATTTGCCCAATGATCCATATTACACAAACCAGTGGTTTTTAAACACAATTTATGCGTTTCAGGCTTGGGATCTTGTTGTAGGCAATCACAGCTCGATTGTAGGGGTAGTTGACGATGCGTGTGAAAGAAATCACCAGGACCTGCAGGCTAACTACATTACAGGTTACGATTATGTCAACAATGACAATGATCCTACTCCTATTGATACATCTGAAAGTCACGGAACGCATTGCTCTGGTCTTGCGGCGGCCGTGACGAATAATTCATTGGGAATAGCCGGAGCGAGCCATAATGTCGGACTGATAGGTGTGAGGACTTATTATCTGACACAATGCGCTCAGGGAATTTATTTCTGCTCGCAGAACGGCGCAAACGTTATTTCAATGAGTTGGGGTCCGGGAAGTTCAGGCATCCTCGCAGCGATTAACGACGCACACGACAATTACGATGTCATTTGTCTCTCTTCAGCGGGCAACGACAATGTCAGCACTCCTACGTATCCCGCGGCGTATGACAATTGTG
This portion of the candidate division WOR-3 bacterium genome encodes:
- a CDS encoding PorV/PorQ family protein; the protein is MKKIILSIFFLLPLLLTAQSNVGTAGFMFLMLSPTAKTAAMGNATTAIADDGSALWSNPAGIAMVRSVKVEEGDSVYYRRVISLAPMKVSISGTKYVSGIYHTYFGVSYPISQSIGTVGLQAIYLGTDAMDETAPPGFGYPVDELGRTGRTFKAGEMALGLSYARMLTDKFSVGLSIKYIQSQIHDFSASNVVMDIGMMYDTHFKSIMIGIAMLNFGGSAKYITQDFNMPMDFRFGLSFVPFKSGANKILIDTEVSHPNHSEDRFFVGAEYSFNDMMFLRLGLKPGFYTKEEYDAEGQPEVKRTYLGEEQISTGAGFRIPMGPKTSVSIDYAFTKFEFLGNVHRFSLGAQF
- a CDS encoding MotA/TolQ/ExbB proton channel family protein, whose protein sequence is MLVLFAKGGWAMWLLLLASVVGGAAIFERLMVLWKISKSRKRFLTEFVGSYSVEDRGKRAADVCKKYDSAISRVADSLIAQNQKYFNLNEEEKRYAFEDAVGIAAVRELEVLDKGLDILAAVSTIAPLVGFLGTVVGMMMAFDSIAKAATVDPVLVASGIQVALITTAAGLLIAFPVSAFHVYFTSRINSITKDIEYDSVKLIDFLLGRSKKENW
- a CDS encoding T9SS type A sorting domain-containing protein; translated protein: MKKSVMFVALMLMAFGLFADVAITGDCWQPYKASVINNVDVTTPVQVNAQGYWRGIAQPGRNLTCKNDTISVVYSVLTTTPTYNQKMYQSYSTDNGATWSLNAIGHNDCLRTYPHADQIFDVTNMSDPFGASPYVIWAERLSSAANDTLFFAYDDYPTFGLFNPVPVNVGITPYFPVVCVFGTGDSLIAMATDNATDDLIEWVSYDGGVTWTQVTFRPIGTDQGSVSTMIDNGKGGYAVAFYSIQEATGENFPPRYKETNDYGQTWSAEQLLFDVEVGGYTFSMSWQGYSVVMDPINNYPYFLVKLDTGITTNESYTYGEIWFQKPNGGTPGAYTFGDAVPVIVDDPSVFNHIASAPTIAFYRSAVDSSVILLGTVSAFVDEVIGTDTFTQLQLIVVTSQDEGNTWDEYQITSYDAGGLDKSYPSGASYIDSDGDYNIFFTDSTQGDNVVSPVYHISCNVVTDLGLPAVGPYVVGVEETPINEIPNMYNVTTTTQRGQCSFTIGLPEGGMTSLRIFDVSGRIVTDVVNRYLSAGQYKFDWNTGTVPSGNYVFRLTSNGFITTGKVLITQ
- a CDS encoding T9SS type A sorting domain-containing protein codes for the protein MKKSLMIVSFLLLAWSIYSDVLVDATDLAMPVSSAKPPNLGKLATPVLITSDMNWRGVVQPGRNVIAKGDTISVVYSVTTTDPTFTQQMYQSYSVDGGLIWTANQIGHNWCVRTYPHSDQINNITSSDPLGVSPYIIWQEKLASTVNDTLFFAYDDYPVFALFNPVPVNVGLSSYFSYICVWGDGDTLFATALDWITKDIRGWTSEDYGQNWTQVPFRTIGSDAGAVQALVDNGSDGYGFAYYGLQYVSGRPIYPKFKETTDYGQTWTSEQEFLNIAVTDSLGNDDTLSVTWQGFSLIVDPNTNIPYIAGKFDPHKDPDYSYNYGEIWFTKPSTGIPGAYTFDANNPIPVFTGDPNVFEHLAGYATISYYYSYPDSGIVLMIFFDALAQDSLSWQLYCASSIDEGNTWDVQQVTPNDTAMENDMVDASYYVSQNGDVSIVFCNSSGTHNETDHLEYYYLPVNVVMDLGLPPVSVEENTVVVIPSVYRVNASTTRGQCSFAVGLPEGGMTSLKVYDATGRMVTELVNRYLSAGQYNFSWNTSGIPSGNYIYRLKSNGFVTTGKVIVAE
- a CDS encoding S8 family serine peptidase; the protein is MTVRNVLFFLFVLPSLLISSDFASGQMIVKFRNEIRGSLAFEKEGDLIVSGFKDLDEALSDFDVTDYEQIIENYDSKRKFDYGLDMIYLFYFPAEIDVCEFVRTISKIPIVEYSEPNYIRNVFSSMVFNPFLVPNDPDYSQQWFLPNIGADSAWNIETGNHSKRVCIIDVGMEYSHPDISGNWITGYDFYDDDPDPDPGFWGFLETHGTHCCGCAAAVTNNSVGVASVGYAIGLIGVRAGFLFSISDAAATQGVYYACTTGASVISMSFGGPDPITTLQTAINEAYNNYDIIVCAAAGNNGDTVPQYPANGENVVSVAATNSANQRASFSTYGGWVDVSAPGEDIYSTLPSLGGNYGLMSGTSMACPVTAGLLTLMRCRFPSETNSQIITRLYASADSMPAEPLILQGLMGAGKINAFRALQDALSVEETPCIKDFDIKIYHLNDGRTSLIIASSRGLECKIDLFDASGRLTTRLFEGQLLGEKRLDLSGLSSGSYIYRISSVEGFFTGKIEIIK